From a single Alloactinosynnema sp. L-07 genomic region:
- a CDS encoding carboxypeptidase regulatory-like domain-containing protein codes for MLLPRHRPSRVWLVLITAFLSLFTMITVPASAAPDSTSKIEESVTEALEAKDSADFWVYFTEQADLSGPSRITDWNDRGQAVLDALRGTADRVQAAARADLEAARADYQSFFIANALHVRGGTTALAESLANRSEVASILASHTYSLPSPQPADPQGSVNAVEWGLSAINADDVWSGFGVQGEGIVVGNIDSGVQFDHPALAAKYRGNTGAGTFDHNYNWFDPSRVCAGGTPCDNNGHGTHTMGTMVGGDGANQIGVAPGARWIAAKGCESNSCSEAALLASGQWMLAPTDSTNANPRPDLRPHVVNNSWGSSNGGAVDLWYSATVNAWRAAGIFPSFSNGNAGPNCNTSGSPGDYSASYSSGAFDINGVIASFSSRGPGQNGDVKPNLAAPGVSVRSSIPGNGYAANSGTSMASPHTSGTVALMWSSAPTLVGDIARTEELLNDTAVDVDNLTCGGTADDNNVFGEGKLDAYAAVDRSPRGPVGTLAGTITDSATGTPISGARVDLVGPSNRSLLTTAAGAYTSTLPVGDYTVTASAFGYGRVSGTVTVTDGQAATHDVALTAQSRATVSGVVRSDTGAAVANATVRIAPGPIPAVTTGADGSYSISNVPHGDYQLTASAGGCSDPRTQALTVDGAETVDLVLPSRSDSFGHRCRLEAASYVEGDTPVTLTGDDAATSVALPFDFFFYGNTYRDAHLATNGHVNFLARSTAYANAAIPGTTAPNAALYPFWDDLLIDASSRVMTKTIGTAPNRDFVIEWRNATFYQATTTRVDIETVLSENGEISYRYRNLDTANPRETGNSATVGIENATGTVALQYSLNSSVLADAQAIRFIPPASGVLTGNVTDANDTLPVAGAIIRALNGTTEVARTTSAADGTYRLRLLAADYTLEVAKQNYVTSSAPLTLDGDVTANIALDTPRAELNTTGLTFLAEAGQLRTATLPLRSTSELSLDYTLTNGASWLWAVPGTASVKPGTSQNLVVRVDPIGLVPGVHDSTVTLATNAGRTPTLTVPVRLVVPEYRKGINVGGPGLTDRNTDVWVDDQRWEPGGFGYLSGGPVVTTRKAIAGTDDDALFQSQRESAGGYRFDLLPAGTYQVQLNFAELTAFQPVGKRVFDVSINGTKVLPNYDIAARVGTLTADVHEFWVTVPEGGSIAIELAALRGKKPPVLNAVRVTHRPDRTS; via the coding sequence TTGTTGTTACCCCGTCATCGACCTAGCCGGGTCTGGCTGGTCCTGATCACCGCCTTCCTGTCTCTGTTCACCATGATCACTGTCCCGGCGTCCGCCGCCCCGGACTCCACGAGCAAGATCGAGGAGTCCGTCACCGAGGCCTTGGAGGCCAAGGACAGCGCCGACTTCTGGGTCTACTTCACCGAACAGGCCGATCTCTCCGGCCCATCCCGCATCACCGACTGGAACGACCGCGGCCAAGCCGTGCTGGACGCCCTGCGCGGCACCGCCGACCGCGTTCAAGCCGCCGCGCGCGCCGACCTGGAGGCCGCCAGGGCCGACTACCAGTCGTTCTTCATCGCCAACGCGCTGCACGTGCGCGGCGGTACCACCGCTCTGGCTGAGTCGCTGGCGAACCGTTCCGAGGTCGCCTCAATACTCGCCTCACACACCTACTCCCTGCCCTCCCCTCAGCCCGCGGACCCGCAGGGCTCTGTCAACGCCGTTGAGTGGGGTCTGTCCGCCATCAACGCCGACGACGTCTGGTCGGGCTTCGGCGTGCAGGGCGAGGGCATCGTGGTCGGCAACATCGACTCCGGCGTCCAGTTCGACCACCCCGCCCTCGCGGCCAAGTACCGAGGCAACACCGGCGCGGGAACGTTCGACCACAACTACAACTGGTTCGACCCGTCCCGCGTCTGCGCCGGTGGCACCCCGTGTGACAACAACGGCCACGGCACCCACACCATGGGCACGATGGTCGGCGGTGACGGCGCCAACCAGATCGGCGTGGCTCCCGGCGCCCGGTGGATCGCGGCCAAGGGATGTGAGTCCAACTCGTGCTCGGAGGCGGCGCTTCTGGCGTCGGGCCAGTGGATGCTGGCGCCGACCGACTCGACCAACGCCAACCCGCGTCCGGACCTGCGCCCGCACGTGGTCAACAACTCGTGGGGCAGCTCCAACGGCGGCGCGGTGGACCTTTGGTACAGCGCGACCGTCAACGCCTGGCGCGCGGCGGGAATCTTCCCGTCGTTCTCCAACGGCAACGCGGGCCCTAACTGCAACACCTCGGGCTCGCCCGGCGACTATTCCGCCTCGTACTCCTCGGGCGCGTTCGACATCAACGGCGTGATCGCGTCGTTCTCCAGCCGGGGCCCCGGCCAGAACGGTGACGTGAAGCCGAACCTGGCGGCGCCGGGCGTGAGTGTGCGCTCGTCGATTCCAGGAAACGGCTACGCCGCCAACAGTGGGACGTCGATGGCATCGCCGCACACCTCGGGCACGGTCGCTTTGATGTGGTCGTCGGCACCGACACTGGTCGGTGACATCGCCCGCACCGAGGAACTCCTCAACGACACGGCCGTCGACGTCGACAACCTCACCTGCGGAGGAACCGCCGACGACAACAACGTGTTCGGCGAAGGAAAGCTCGACGCGTACGCCGCCGTGGACCGCTCGCCGCGGGGCCCGGTCGGGACCCTCGCGGGAACCATCACCGACTCGGCCACCGGGACGCCGATCTCGGGTGCCCGGGTCGACCTGGTCGGCCCCAGCAACCGTTCGCTCCTGACGACAGCGGCCGGGGCTTACACGTCCACCTTGCCCGTCGGCGACTACACCGTGACCGCGTCCGCGTTCGGCTACGGCAGGGTCAGCGGCACGGTGACCGTCACCGATGGCCAGGCGGCAACCCACGATGTCGCACTGACCGCACAGAGCCGGGCGACCGTCAGCGGCGTTGTTCGCTCGGACACCGGAGCCGCGGTGGCCAACGCCACCGTGCGGATCGCGCCCGGGCCTATCCCGGCCGTGACCACGGGTGCTGACGGGTCGTACTCGATCTCCAATGTGCCGCACGGCGACTACCAGCTGACCGCATCGGCAGGTGGATGCTCGGACCCGAGGACCCAGGCCCTGACGGTCGACGGCGCGGAGACCGTTGACCTCGTGCTGCCCAGCAGGTCGGACTCGTTCGGCCACCGGTGCAGACTGGAGGCCGCGTCCTATGTGGAGGGTGATACGCCAGTCACGCTGACCGGCGACGACGCCGCGACCTCGGTGGCGCTGCCGTTCGACTTCTTCTTCTACGGCAACACCTACCGTGACGCTCACCTGGCCACCAACGGCCACGTGAACTTCCTGGCCCGCAGCACCGCCTACGCCAACGCGGCGATCCCCGGAACCACGGCGCCGAACGCCGCGCTGTACCCGTTCTGGGACGACCTGCTGATCGACGCCTCCAGCCGGGTGATGACGAAGACCATCGGCACCGCGCCGAATCGGGACTTCGTGATCGAGTGGCGCAACGCGACGTTCTACCAGGCGACAACGACCCGCGTGGACATCGAGACAGTCCTGTCGGAGAACGGGGAGATCTCGTACCGCTATCGCAATCTCGACACCGCGAACCCGAGGGAGACCGGAAACTCGGCCACCGTCGGCATCGAGAACGCGACGGGCACCGTGGCGCTGCAGTACTCGCTGAACAGCTCCGTGCTGGCTGACGCGCAGGCGATTCGGTTCATCCCGCCTGCCAGCGGTGTGCTGACGGGCAACGTCACCGATGCCAACGACACCCTGCCCGTCGCCGGGGCGATCATCCGGGCGTTGAACGGCACGACCGAGGTCGCACGGACCACGTCGGCGGCGGACGGCACGTACCGCCTGCGTCTGCTGGCTGCCGACTATACCCTCGAGGTGGCCAAGCAGAACTACGTCACCAGTTCGGCGCCACTCACACTCGATGGTGATGTGACCGCCAACATCGCCCTCGACACACCTCGGGCCGAACTGAACACCACCGGGCTGACCTTCCTCGCCGAGGCGGGCCAACTGCGGACCGCGACGTTGCCGCTGCGCAGCACCAGCGAGCTTTCGCTGGACTACACGCTGACCAACGGCGCGTCGTGGCTGTGGGCGGTGCCGGGCACCGCGAGCGTCAAGCCTGGGACCAGCCAGAACCTCGTCGTTCGGGTCGACCCGATCGGCCTGGTCCCCGGGGTGCACGACTCGACGGTGACCTTGGCGACCAATGCGGGCCGCACGCCCACCTTGACGGTGCCGGTTCGACTGGTGGTTCCCGAGTACCGCAAGGGAATCAACGTCGGCGGGCCCGGGCTGACCGACCGCAACACCGACGTGTGGGTCGACGACCAGCGCTGGGAGCCGGGTGGTTTCGGGTATCTCAGTGGCGGGCCGGTGGTGACCACACGCAAGGCGATCGCGGGCACCGATGACGACGCGTTGTTCCAGTCGCAGCGGGAGAGCGCGGGCGGCTACCGGTTCGACCTGCTCCCCGCGGGCACCTACCAGGTCCAGCTCAACTTCGCTGAGCTGACCGCGTTCCAGCCCGTCGGCAAGCGGGTGTTCGACGTATCGATCAATGGGACGAAGGTGTTGCCCAACTACGACATCGCCGCCAGGGTCGGGACTCTCACCGCGGACGTCCACGAGTTCTGGGTGACCGTCCCGGAGGGAGGGTCGATCGCGATCGAACTGGCAGCGCTGCGGGGAAAGAAACCCCCGGTGCTGAACGCGGTGCGCGTCACGCACCGACCGGATCGCACCTCGTAG
- a CDS encoding NAD-dependent epimerase/dehydratase family protein yields the protein MGNVCVIGGTRFFGKFLVRELMAHGHHVTVLTRGRTGDPFGETVDRLTADANDVDQLGAAVAGREFDTVIHQMCYSPVAALAAAKAFDGRVGRLVMTSTIEVYRDQPGVSAFAAEAELDPSNLGYDVSLPWHEPNFLDSMYAEGKRQAESALAQAASFPVAFVRVGHVLAEGEFTGRLGFHVDRVLDGGRIAAHRSPGRSSFGYAREIAAFLAWMGGVSLTGPVNACSPDGVSVRDLVSVIEDVTGRSAVFEEVDDVAGDADLSPFSYPADFGMSVGYEFSPVSGWLPEVVRREIALRTKWPRNR from the coding sequence ATGGGGAATGTCTGCGTCATCGGGGGAACGCGTTTCTTCGGCAAGTTCCTGGTCCGGGAACTGATGGCGCACGGCCACCACGTGACCGTGCTGACGCGCGGACGCACGGGCGACCCGTTCGGCGAGACCGTCGACCGCCTGACAGCCGACGCCAACGACGTCGACCAACTCGGCGCCGCCGTCGCGGGCCGCGAGTTCGACACCGTGATCCATCAGATGTGCTACTCGCCGGTGGCCGCGCTGGCCGCGGCCAAGGCGTTCGACGGCCGTGTGGGCCGTCTCGTGATGACGTCCACCATCGAGGTCTATCGCGATCAGCCCGGGGTAAGCGCGTTCGCCGCGGAGGCCGAGCTGGATCCGTCGAACCTCGGCTATGACGTCTCGCTGCCCTGGCATGAGCCGAACTTCTTGGACTCCATGTACGCGGAGGGAAAGCGCCAGGCGGAGAGCGCGCTCGCCCAGGCGGCTTCGTTCCCGGTGGCGTTCGTCCGCGTCGGGCACGTGCTGGCCGAAGGGGAGTTCACCGGTCGGCTGGGCTTCCATGTGGACCGTGTGCTGGACGGCGGCCGCATCGCCGCCCACCGGTCGCCGGGGCGGTCCTCGTTCGGGTACGCACGGGAGATCGCCGCGTTCCTCGCGTGGATGGGCGGGGTGTCGCTGACCGGGCCGGTCAACGCGTGTTCGCCGGACGGGGTGAGCGTGCGGGACCTGGTGTCTGTCATCGAGGACGTGACGGGCCGGTCGGCGGTGTTCGAGGAGGTCGACGACGTCGCGGGGGACGCGGACCTCTCGCCGTTCTCGTATCCGGCCGACTTCGGCATGTCGGTGGGTTACGAGTTCTCGCCGGTAAGCGGCTGGCTGCCGGAGGTAGTGCGCCGGGAGATCGCCCTGCGGACCAAGTGGCCCAGAAACCGCTGA
- a CDS encoding alpha/beta hydrolase family protein, whose amino-acid sequence MLLGGLGLGAGLVAGCQQEAPPGASPQDLLLTKAPTSATQPVTTGRNLSAGRYREVDIVIIRPAGVTEPIPVCVALHPRLGGAKAFLDLGVPDMLTKVVQAGADPFAVVAVDGGNWVGNKDDDPQRMLMEDLPAWLDYHDLASTPFSCIGISEGGAGALNLARVPGFSAVAAISPKLYEEWPDAQGSGTFAEQTQWQKREPLRHSTEYANLAVGVWCGTEDKDFIAPSRAFAENTKAVKASFTPGGHDNAYWSAVLPEALKFVGGVL is encoded by the coding sequence GTGCTGTTGGGCGGACTCGGGCTCGGGGCCGGCCTGGTTGCCGGGTGCCAGCAGGAGGCGCCGCCTGGGGCGAGTCCACAGGACCTCCTGCTGACCAAGGCGCCGACCTCGGCGACCCAGCCGGTGACCACCGGCCGCAACCTGTCGGCGGGTCGCTATCGCGAGGTCGACATCGTGATCATCCGCCCAGCGGGTGTCACCGAGCCGATCCCGGTCTGTGTCGCGCTGCACCCGCGTCTCGGCGGCGCCAAGGCGTTCCTTGACCTCGGGGTTCCCGACATGCTCACCAAGGTCGTCCAGGCGGGCGCCGACCCGTTCGCGGTCGTGGCGGTCGACGGTGGCAACTGGGTGGGCAACAAGGACGACGACCCTCAGCGCATGCTGATGGAAGACCTGCCCGCGTGGCTCGACTATCACGACCTGGCCAGCACGCCGTTCTCGTGCATCGGTATATCCGAGGGTGGTGCGGGCGCGCTCAATCTCGCCCGCGTCCCCGGCTTCTCCGCGGTCGCCGCCATCAGCCCGAAGCTCTACGAGGAGTGGCCGGACGCCCAGGGGTCCGGGACGTTCGCCGAGCAGACGCAGTGGCAGAAGCGGGAGCCCCTGCGGCACTCCACCGAGTACGCCAACCTCGCTGTCGGCGTCTGGTGTGGCACGGAGGACAAGGACTTCATCGCCCCGTCGCGCGCGTTCGCCGAGAACACCAAGGCAGTCAAGGCCTCCTTCACTCCTGGCGGACACGACAACGCATACTGGAGCGCGGTCCTGCCCGAAGCCCTCAAATTCGTGGGCGGCGTGCTGTAA
- a CDS encoding PIG-L deacetylase family protein encodes MPTDWQRALAIVAHPDDLEYGASAAIAGWTDEGRSVAYVLATRGEAGIDTMPPAEAGPLRSAEQVAAAAIVGVDVVEFLDHPDGLLEHSLALRRDLAAAIRRHRPELVITINHHPSFPGGGLNMADHRNLGNALLDAVRDAANRWLFPEAGDPWTGVRWVAVAASPQATHAVDVTDTLDRGIASLRAHAAYLAALGGHMADADGFLRRIAGAVGNHFGGRPAVSFELIPM; translated from the coding sequence ATGCCGACCGACTGGCAGCGCGCGCTCGCCATTGTCGCCCACCCGGATGACCTGGAGTATGGCGCGTCCGCCGCTATCGCGGGCTGGACCGACGAAGGCCGCTCCGTCGCGTATGTGCTGGCCACGCGGGGTGAGGCCGGGATCGACACCATGCCTCCGGCCGAGGCGGGCCCGCTGCGCTCCGCCGAACAGGTCGCCGCGGCCGCGATCGTGGGCGTCGACGTCGTGGAGTTCCTCGACCATCCCGACGGCCTCCTCGAACACAGCCTCGCGCTCCGCCGCGACCTGGCCGCCGCGATCCGCCGTCACCGTCCCGAACTGGTGATCACGATCAACCACCACCCCTCGTTCCCCGGCGGCGGCCTCAACATGGCCGACCACCGAAACCTCGGCAACGCCCTGCTCGACGCGGTCCGCGACGCCGCCAACCGCTGGCTGTTCCCCGAGGCGGGCGACCCTTGGACCGGCGTGCGCTGGGTCGCCGTCGCCGCGTCACCACAGGCCACCCACGCTGTCGACGTCACCGACACCCTCGACCGCGGCATCGCCTCCCTGCGCGCCCACGCCGCCTACCTGGCCGCCCTCGGCGGCCACATGGCCGACGCGGACGGCTTCCTACGCCGGATCGCCGGTGCCGTGGGCAACCACTTCGGCGGTAGGCCCGCGGTCAGCTTCGAACTGATCCCGATGTGA
- the cbiE gene encoding precorrin-6y C5,15-methyltransferase (decarboxylating) subunit CbiE, which translates to MTTVTVVGVDGGVLPAGAEVALGKARLVVGSRTHLAAHAAEAERTLIVAGADLPESILDALAAAVRDDEPATVLVSGDAGFFGALRSLRARGLPTVTWPSVTDVQRMAAMIKRPWDDLTVVSARGRDFRHAVNVCRARKAVAVLTAPGAGPAELARELFGWRRNLAVLENVGKPDEKLSIVDATEAERRSWHEPNLVLCLVSLDSVGHDHWMAGGEPIPPADGWALDESAFVTRSGVGIAPEVRALALARLAPRPGTLLWDVCAGSGALGIEAGRLGSAVIAVERDSALCVRIVANAGAHNVDLRLIDGDPPEALTGLPTPDAVFIGTSRPDVVRACAGTGAQRIVVLVPELDRLGQVRKILLDAGYTVGGCQLSSADLTEEPGGIGVAPASSTFMLWGRR; encoded by the coding sequence ATGACGACGGTGACGGTTGTCGGTGTCGACGGCGGGGTCCTGCCCGCGGGCGCCGAGGTCGCGCTCGGCAAGGCTCGGCTCGTCGTGGGCTCCAGGACACACCTGGCCGCCCACGCCGCCGAGGCCGAGCGCACGCTGATCGTCGCGGGCGCGGACCTGCCGGAGTCCATCCTGGACGCGCTGGCGGCCGCCGTCCGCGACGACGAACCCGCGACCGTGCTGGTCTCCGGCGACGCGGGATTCTTCGGCGCGCTGCGCTCGCTGCGCGCTCGCGGGCTGCCCACGGTCACCTGGCCGTCGGTCACCGACGTGCAGCGGATGGCCGCGATGATCAAGCGGCCGTGGGACGACCTGACCGTGGTCAGCGCCCGCGGCCGCGACTTCCGGCACGCGGTCAACGTGTGTCGGGCCCGCAAGGCTGTCGCCGTCCTCACCGCGCCAGGGGCCGGACCCGCCGAACTCGCGCGCGAACTCTTCGGCTGGCGGCGCAACCTCGCGGTGCTGGAGAACGTCGGCAAGCCGGACGAGAAGCTGTCCATAGTGGACGCGACGGAGGCGGAGCGGCGGTCGTGGCACGAGCCCAACCTGGTGCTGTGTCTGGTCTCCCTCGACTCGGTCGGCCACGATCACTGGATGGCAGGCGGTGAACCGATCCCGCCCGCCGACGGCTGGGCACTCGACGAGAGCGCTTTCGTCACCCGATCCGGCGTCGGCATCGCCCCCGAGGTCCGTGCGCTGGCTTTGGCACGTCTTGCGCCTCGGCCGGGGACCTTGCTCTGGGACGTCTGCGCGGGCTCCGGCGCGCTGGGCATCGAGGCGGGCCGCCTCGGTTCGGCGGTGATCGCCGTGGAACGGGACTCCGCGCTGTGCGTGCGCATCGTCGCCAACGCCGGTGCCCACAACGTCGACCTGCGCCTCATCGACGGAGACCCACCCGAGGCGCTCACCGGTCTGCCGACCCCGGACGCGGTGTTCATCGGCACGTCCCGACCCGACGTCGTCCGCGCGTGCGCGGGAACGGGTGCCCAGCGGATTGTGGTGCTCGTTCCGGAACTGGACCGACTGGGTCAGGTGCGCAAGATCCTTTTGGACGCGGGATACACCGTCGGCGGGTGCCAACTGTCGTCGGCCGACTTGACGGAGGAGCCTGGCGGGATCGGGGTCGCGCCCGCCAGTTCGACATTCATGCTGTGGGGCAGGAGGTAG
- a CDS encoding SAM-dependent methyltransferase, whose translation MRGAVHFVGAGPGAADLITLRGASRIAEADLVLYTPAVIEPAWLRQHTKDGADLVDLGRLGAEEVVELYRKVASRRHQAVRLFAGDAAHAPDVREHRELCEKVGLDVEIVPGIAPASAAAAATGNALTENGVAETAVFTEADFAKVRALVTRCATVAVQAPAARAAELAETLIAGGVDPDMPVTVAYKITSPDQVLARTTIGELAAEVKRHNLWRHTLFLIGDALRESKPRAGYVKADGEAPAPRWSSRSWRRDPAEPRSPSAWSSRTNGTKVRTCVEPEVEEPDVKAPGIEAPAVPALNGSAPKLAEIAPAELNGKAVLNGSSNGSVKVAWPAVAEIEPPVTNGKPVELPAEQVKDDQPTQSVAKPAARTPAKKGGHTPRTAARRTTKKS comes from the coding sequence ATGCGTGGCGCCGTGCACTTCGTCGGAGCGGGACCGGGAGCGGCCGATCTCATCACCCTGCGTGGGGCGAGCCGGATCGCCGAGGCGGATCTCGTGCTCTACACACCGGCTGTGATCGAACCGGCCTGGCTGCGTCAACACACCAAGGACGGCGCCGACCTGGTCGACCTCGGTCGGCTGGGCGCCGAGGAAGTCGTTGAGCTGTACCGGAAGGTGGCCAGCAGGCGTCACCAGGCCGTGCGCCTCTTCGCGGGCGACGCCGCCCACGCGCCGGACGTGCGGGAACACCGCGAACTCTGCGAGAAGGTCGGGCTCGACGTCGAGATCGTCCCGGGCATCGCGCCCGCGTCGGCGGCGGCCGCCGCGACGGGCAACGCGCTGACCGAGAACGGCGTCGCCGAGACCGCGGTGTTCACTGAGGCCGACTTCGCCAAGGTCCGTGCGCTGGTCACCCGCTGCGCGACGGTGGCCGTGCAGGCGCCCGCCGCCCGCGCCGCCGAACTCGCCGAGACGCTGATCGCCGGTGGGGTCGACCCGGATATGCCGGTGACGGTCGCCTACAAGATCACCTCGCCCGACCAGGTCCTCGCCCGTACCACCATTGGGGAGCTCGCCGCCGAGGTCAAACGGCACAACCTGTGGCGACATACTCTGTTCCTCATCGGCGACGCCCTGCGCGAGTCCAAGCCGCGCGCCGGCTATGTGAAGGCTGACGGCGAGGCGCCCGCGCCGCGCTGGTCCTCCCGCAGCTGGCGGCGCGACCCGGCCGAGCCGCGGTCGCCGTCGGCGTGGTCGTCGCGGACCAACGGCACAAAGGTCCGCACCTGCGTCGAGCCGGAGGTCGAGGAACCGGACGTCAAGGCGCCGGGGATCGAGGCACCCGCGGTGCCCGCCCTGAACGGGTCGGCCCCCAAGCTGGCTGAGATCGCACCTGCCGAGCTGAACGGCAAGGCCGTCCTGAACGGATCGTCGAACGGGTCGGTCAAGGTCGCATGGCCGGCGGTGGCCGAAATCGAGCCGCCGGTCACGAACGGTAAGCCGGTGGAGTTGCCCGCGGAGCAGGTGAAGGACGACCAGCCGACGCAGTCCGTCGCCAAGCCCGCGGCCAGGACCCCGGCGAAGAAGGGCGGGCACACTCCCCGCACAGCGGCCCGGCGAACCACCAAGAAGTCCTGA
- a CDS encoding 8-amino-7-oxononanoate synthase, whose amino-acid sequence MNPDESHPADATFAWLDTHAEERRRAGLTRQLRPRRAESDLLDLAGNDYLGLARDKRVSGAAAAATLRWGAGSTGSRLVTGSTELHSELEFELARFCGAQSALVFSSGFAANLGAVTALSGKNCSIVTDAYIHASLIDGCRLSRAEVAVVAHADAAAAGRALATRRTERAVMVTDSVFSVDGDLAPLTELAEVCRANGAALIADDAHGFGVLGEGGRGAVHAAGLSGAADVVTTLTLSKSLGAQGGAVVGPRRVIRHLVENARSFIFDTGLAPGSAAAALTALNILKEEPERAGQALTVATTLADGLREAGLSVSEPTAAVVSVRAPSPEAALKWADDCRAAGVWVGCFRPPSVPDQVSRLRLTARADLTNADIDRAVGVITAHAPR is encoded by the coding sequence GTGAACCCGGACGAATCCCACCCCGCCGACGCGACGTTCGCGTGGCTCGACACCCACGCCGAGGAACGCAGGCGTGCCGGACTGACCCGGCAGCTGCGGCCGCGGCGGGCGGAGTCCGACCTTCTCGACCTGGCAGGCAACGACTACCTGGGCCTGGCCAGGGACAAGCGGGTCAGCGGGGCCGCGGCGGCGGCCACGCTGCGCTGGGGCGCGGGGTCGACCGGGTCCCGGCTGGTCACGGGCAGCACCGAACTGCACAGCGAGCTGGAGTTCGAGCTGGCCCGCTTCTGCGGGGCGCAGTCGGCACTGGTGTTCTCCTCCGGGTTCGCGGCCAACCTGGGCGCCGTGACAGCGCTGTCGGGCAAAAACTGCTCGATCGTCACCGACGCCTACATTCACGCCTCGCTCATCGACGGCTGCAGGCTCTCCCGGGCCGAGGTGGCCGTGGTCGCCCACGCCGACGCCGCGGCGGCCGGACGCGCCCTGGCGACCCGCCGCACCGAGCGGGCCGTGATGGTCACCGACTCCGTGTTCTCCGTCGACGGCGACCTGGCCCCCCTTACCGAACTGGCCGAGGTCTGTCGGGCCAACGGCGCCGCACTGATCGCCGACGACGCGCACGGCTTCGGCGTGCTCGGCGAAGGCGGCCGGGGCGCCGTCCACGCGGCGGGTCTGTCGGGCGCGGCCGACGTGGTGACAACGCTGACACTGTCGAAGTCGCTGGGCGCGCAGGGCGGCGCGGTCGTGGGACCGCGCCGGGTGATCCGGCACCTGGTGGAGAACGCGCGGTCGTTCATCTTCGACACCGGCCTGGCGCCGGGCAGCGCGGCGGCCGCGCTGACGGCCCTCAACATCCTCAAAGAGGAGCCTGAGCGGGCCGGGCAGGCCCTGACCGTGGCCACAACGCTGGCCGACGGGCTTCGAGAGGCGGGCCTGTCGGTGAGCGAGCCGACCGCGGCGGTGGTGTCGGTGCGGGCACCGTCCCCGGAGGCCGCGTTGAAGTGGGCCGACGACTGCCGGGCCGCCGGGGTGTGGGTCGGGTGTTTTCGGCCGCCGTCAGTGCCGGATCAGGTGTCGCGGCTGCGGCTGACCGCGCGCGCCGACCTGACCAACGCCGACATCGATCGGGCGGTCGGCGTCATCACCGCCCACGCGCCTCGCTGA
- a CDS encoding GNAT family N-acetyltransferase, with protein MTLHRAAGPDLSTAELYALLRLRVAIFIIEQDCPYPELDGLDLLVDTVHFWWQPADAPAPLACLRVLAGEPPKIGRVCTAVEARGQGLGAKLMTAAVEYLGDVESELHAQVQAQGLYARFGYVPVGEPYDDDGIQHITMRRPAVSEARGR; from the coding sequence GTGACCCTGCACCGAGCCGCCGGCCCAGACCTGTCGACCGCCGAGCTGTACGCCCTGCTCAGGCTGCGCGTAGCCATCTTCATCATCGAGCAGGACTGCCCGTATCCGGAACTCGACGGGCTCGACCTGCTGGTCGACACCGTCCACTTCTGGTGGCAGCCCGCCGACGCGCCCGCGCCGCTGGCGTGCCTGCGGGTGCTGGCCGGTGAGCCGCCAAAGATCGGTCGGGTCTGTACCGCCGTCGAGGCCCGTGGCCAGGGCCTGGGTGCCAAGCTCATGACCGCCGCCGTGGAGTACCTCGGCGATGTGGAGAGCGAGCTGCACGCCCAGGTCCAGGCCCAGGGCCTCTACGCCCGGTTCGGCTATGTCCCGGTAGGCGAGCCCTACGACGACGATGGCATCCAGCACATCACGATGCGCCGCCCCGCGGTCAGCGAGGCGCGTGGGCGGTGA
- a CDS encoding trypsin-like serine protease, whose amino-acid sequence MGGTVARRILGVIAAIAIITVILGQFVAHARQDIVGGTRAKIADHPYIVYIATRDGYQFCGGTLVAKDKVVTAAHCAQAYDANDIRVVAGREDKRGTDGVEVRVAKSWIHPEFGEVVGGSDVAVLTLAEPLAQRPLTVADDADAYKPGTRGVILGWGRTSDGGPTSRYLLKAEVPIIADASCAESYAGFSAASMVCAGYPEGGVDSCQGDSGGPLVVAGRLVGVASWGEGCAEAGKPGVYTRVASYADDIKAQLDQP is encoded by the coding sequence ATGGGGGGAACCGTCGCGCGCCGAATCCTCGGCGTCATCGCCGCGATCGCCATCATCACCGTCATTCTCGGACAGTTCGTAGCCCACGCGCGCCAAGACATCGTCGGCGGCACCAGAGCCAAGATCGCCGACCATCCCTACATCGTCTATATAGCCACCCGCGACGGCTACCAGTTCTGCGGCGGCACGCTCGTCGCCAAGGACAAGGTCGTCACTGCGGCGCACTGCGCTCAGGCCTATGACGCCAACGACATCCGTGTCGTCGCGGGCCGCGAGGACAAGCGCGGCACGGACGGCGTCGAGGTCCGGGTCGCCAAGTCCTGGATCCACCCCGAGTTCGGCGAGGTCGTCGGAGGCAGCGATGTCGCCGTGCTCACCCTCGCCGAACCGCTCGCGCAGCGGCCGCTGACGGTGGCCGACGACGCTGACGCGTACAAGCCCGGCACGCGGGGCGTCATCCTCGGCTGGGGCCGCACGTCCGACGGCGGGCCCACCTCCCGCTATCTCCTCAAAGCCGAGGTCCCGATCATCGCCGACGCTTCGTGCGCCGAGTCGTACGCGGGGTTCTCGGCCGCATCCATGGTCTGCGCCGGATATCCCGAAGGCGGCGTCGACAGCTGCCAGGGCGACTCGGGCGGACCGCTGGTCGTCGCGGGCAGACTGGTCGGCGTCGCATCCTGGGGCGAGGGCTGCGCCGAGGCGGGCAAACCCGGCGTCTACACCCGGGTCGCCAGCTACGCCGACGACATCAAGGCCCAACTCGACCAGCCGTAG